The nucleotide sequence tcagttacaacgtgtcgatttctggtgtgcagtataatgtcccagtcatgcttatatgtacatatattcgttttcttactcttttttattaaaggttattaatcAGCAAGCCACAAAAGGCCTCTAAGTGGTGGTCACTAAGGTATCTGTCAAAATAGTGGGCGGTTCTCATTCACAATAGCAGCACGTTGGGCACCTGCACAGAGCTGGATTCTTTTCAGAGCCTGGAGGCTCAAAGCCCTATCCTCTAGGAGCTGCCCAGGCCTGTGGGAGAGACCGGAGCAGCGGGAGGAGCAGCGTGGCCTGGGGGCCAGAGAGGGCTTCCTAGAAGCTGTGGAGAAGAATCAGAATAGGACCCTCGGGTGGGCAACTGCTGGCCTGAGAGTTAATTTTTAACTCCTGTCAGTGGCCGGAGGCACACTGCCAGTGAGACAGAAAGCTCCCCTTGAAAGAAACAGTTCTCCTTTTGCAAAAGAGAAGGGGTGAGGAGAGAGGGGGGAAGCGAGCAACTCTGACCCAGGCCCACTGTCACTGAACCATCTCATTTGGGCGGCACGACAGCCCCGACAGTCTCCCATTCCCCTGGAGAGGAAGGCAATTGCCAAGGCTGAGTAGTCTTTCTAAGGCTCCTCAATTCCAGCGAAGGTTTAAGCTTGAAGCTTGGAGTCTTTCCACTGCATGATGCACCCCCAAACCCAGAGCTCCATGCCAGCAAGTGGGTGCAGGGGCTGGTACCCCGTAGAGGGTGTTGCACCCCTCTGCACACAGAAACCTCCAGAGTAGGGGACGTTCTAGCCTTGGTGGCGATGACCCCAGCCAAATGTGCATGCCGGTGTTGGACGGGGCGGGGAGCGGGGTGCCTGGGGGGAGCGAGTGGAAGGATGGAGCCCTGCTTCTCTCAGAGGGCAGTTTCTGTCCTGCTCTTAGATGGAGCTGATCCAGTCCCAGCACCGAGCAAACTGAGATCCCAGAGGGAGAAAAGGCTCGCCTGGACCCCCGGGGCCACCCACCAGGCTGAGAGAACTCGCCTCCTCTCAGGCCTCTTCACCGGGTGTTTTTTTGCAGGTCACCAACCAGAGGGCAGGATGGAAAACGCCCGTCCTCCTCATGCTGTGCCTGCTGCAGGGTGAGTCCCAAACTCAGCCCAGATTCAGAACTCGCACATTCCGGGCTGCAGACGTGCCTGGCGGGCATCTCAGTGGCAGCCAGCACCCCCTCCGTAGTTTGGGTATCCCCATGGCTTGCTCCCCTGGGATCCAAGGCTAGGCCATGGATCTGGGGGGTGATCAGATCTGGGcccagaaggaaggagggagacaagAGCTTACGTGAGAGGGCATACTCCTGACTTGACAACTTCTGGAATATGCAGTTATGATATGTCCCTGCTGTCTTTCATTCAAGTTGATAACTGAAAGTTGGCTGCATTTGCAAGATATGGGTTCCCGGGCATGCAATAGACAGAGGTAGCCCTGCTTTATTACCACTCATTCTAAAAACACCAAGTGCCAGGCCCAATACTGGGGACATAAAGATGAAGACACTGCTCTCCTTAAAAGAGTGTAGATTCTGCAAAGAAACCAGATGCATGAATATGAATCATATCTATGCATTTACGTATTTGGTCAGCACACGCTTATGGAGGACCtaacatgtgccaggcactagggaCAGATGGATGGAAGACAGGACCCCTGCCCTATAGGTCCTGGCAGGCTGGTGTGATGATCAGGCCCACATGACCAATGGCCCCATCTCTGTGTTGTGGTGTCTGGTTTTATTTTGATGGTAATGGGGAGCCATTGAGGAATATAATGAGTGTACGTCTAGAGTGTCTGGTACCTAGAACCTAGTCCCAAGTAGATGCTCTAACAAATGTAAttgctgaaagaaaacaaaaatgaatgaataaatgttctaatacccaaaaaaaaaccccattgtGTTTGGCTTATAAACAAATCAAAATCGTAATGAATCAAAAGTAGCTAATATTTGAGCAAGAGCTCTTTGTAATATAATCACACCAGCTCTTTATCTGAATCTCCATGGCtccctttaaaatatttcagtaagaGTAGGTTTCCCCTGCTCCTAAATGAAAAGTCAGGCAAGCTCACAATTTTTCTTCTAAAGTACAGGTGATAGTCCTAACTTAATTCCTTTAAAGTTCTAAATTTGATCATGTTAAGTGTCCAGCTAAGTATTTTAGTTAGCAGTTTAATCTTCATTCAAAGATACGCCCCCCTCGCCAGCCTAGATCTGCAgtcaggaaggcaggagggggtTTAGGGGccgccttctcccctcccctgctctttcTCCTCCAGGTGGAAGCAGCCGGCGTTTGGGATCCCAGCAGGGTCACAGCGGCgggtgggaggagaggcaggaggcaggcaggtCTCACTTGATGGGATGATCTGGAGCTCTCTGGCCGGCCGGGCGGGGGTCTAGGGCTCGCTCTTCCTCTGTTGAGTGTCTTGTGGACCCTTAGATGGCCCCCTGATGGCTCATTTCCTCCCTGTGCCCCAGGTTCTGCTTTGGCCCCTCCAGGCGAAAGACCCCATCTCAGGCGGCTGGGCTGGCTCTCTCCCCAGGGAAACACGCACaccttcctcccacctctcctgGTGGGAGGAGCGCTCCATCTCAGGGGCAACTTCTGCTCTCCCTGCTCCTACCACAGACCCTTTGCACTTCCTCTGACCAAGTCAGGCTCCAGTCTCCCCCCGAGGCAGTCCCAATCTGATTGGAGCCATACAATGACAACAGCCGGGAGGTGACTGGTGAAGGAGAATAGGGGCACAACCCTCACCGAAGGGACCCTTTGAGGGGGACATCACTGGTCCTAAAATGCCAGccttcctttaattctcctaGACACCTAGTAGAAAATTCCAAAAACCTTAATTACATACAAGCAAGAGCTACTCATCTCCCAAATGAGTTCTTGAGGGTAAGTGCAATTTGGtattaataaaagaaagaaatgttcatTGCGAGAGTTGCAATCCCTAATCAGCTTTCAACTGCAAAGTCAGAACTGCCCTTCCTGCTGACAAATAGGGTGCATTAATCCTCCCGCCCAAACCACGTGTAAATCACACACAGATTCCTGAAATCTGGGGTGTGAACCCTTTATTGGGGCACCATCACTGTCATCCTGAGATGGTTTCTTGttggtaattataaatatttttggtttttaacaGTAAGTTGCCATTTAACTCTTATCAATAGTGGCATGCTTGTCGTGGGTCATTTGATTAAACCTACAGTGATTACTGATTTATCCATAACATTTGTGGCTTTGACTCTTCCTATGATGAGACTTTGAGACAAAAGCAACAGGCAGGGCCAGCGTTCTAGGCATGTGCCCCGTGCAGTCACACGGGGCCCCGTGGAGAAGGTGCTCggtttaatgctctgctattGCCATAGTGAGATCCTGAACAGCTTTTGAACATCGGGTCCTGCCTTTGTATTTTGTCCCAGGGCCTTGCAGATTATGTAGCCAGTCCTGGCAACAGGCTTGAACTTTCTTAGGTTCAGAGGTGCTAAAGACATAGAACAAATTGATAGATGTCAGGCAACCACATTCAAAACAAGATGTTGACTCATCTGGGCAGGACTCTGGAAAGAGATGGCGAAGCTGGTTGTTCCAGCAAGAGCCCAGCATGGAGTCACCTGAAGAGCTGTCAGAGAGCAGGAGAGCTGTTTTGGAGAGAGTGGTCAGTGTGTTATGCTCTCTGCCACCTGCCCCTGGAGAACAAGAGTGatcacctccccctccccccacttgaAGCCAGGTAAGAGAAGGAACTTCTAGGAAGACAGTGAGCTTGCCATGTGTCCCAGGTCTCTCCTGACAGCAGGACAAAGCTGTGCTTCCTAGGGCCACATGTGGGTCCCACAGAAAGGAGCTGGCCTGGGACCTCCACCAAGAGGGCCCCCCCAGAGAGGAGTGTGGCCCAAAGTCATAGGGTTGGTGGTGATGGAGGAGTCATAAAAGACCAGCAGGAAAGGGGACCTGGGAGGCAAAAGAGGACTCAGCACAGGACATCAGCTTGCCCTGAGCAGCACGAGACAATCACAACTGCCCACAcacctctcccctcttccctcctcactcAATCCCGGAGGGGCTCCAAACAGCACTTCTGAGTAGAGAAAGGGGTCAAGTGGAGCAAGAGACCCCGACCTGCCCCCCGCTTCCACACCAGGCCTCCGAGCGTAGTTGGGAGAAAGGAAAAGGCTTGAACTGGGTAAGAGATTGGAGATGCAACAGTCATTGGACTGGATTTTTTCTTCTCCAAGTAAGACTATGAAAGCTACTGTTCTTGAAATTATGCCTGAGATTTCATCAAGGAGCCGAGAAGTCCACAGAGGGAGTTTGAAGACACAGTGAGAGAGAGAATAAACTGTGTCTCTGCTTGCATCCGGTCAAATTTAAGGCATTCAGTAAAAGGGCCATATACTGTGCTTCGACTGTGAATTAAGCCTACTACCAAAGCAGGCAAAGTCACAATACTGCTTTTCTGTGCCTTGACGGTGGCACTTGCTTGTTTCCATTTCTAGAAAAGAGTGGCCAGAATGAACATCTCCGCAAGCGCTGGTCTGGGGATGTACCCACCAAGCAGACCACGATTCTTGTACCTCCGGGCACTGTCTCCTTTCAGCAGAAAGCACACTCATCTGTTCTTATTATTTCACATCTCTCCTTTACATTCCATGCAAACAAACCACAGCCCTTCCATCAGAGGTTGCCCTGGCCCTCTCACAGGTGCAGAGGGCAGCTTTTTAAACATCTGCATTGGAGCCCAGTGGAATGAACCCAGGCTCTGGACAGACATGCATAAAATCCCCTGGCACATGAGAAGCTAAACAGTGGTTAGCTAAGTAGTGGGTAATATTATTCTTGCATTTCCATCTCTCTGATGGAAACTTGGACACAGCTCTGCCCATATCTTGGGGCTACTCCTGACCTAATGTCTAAACTCTGATATTTCTATAttgattctttgtttttattattacaatagaatcaatttacaatgtgttaatttctggcatacagcatagtgattcagatatatatatatatatattccttttcatattctgtttcattatagcttattacaaggtattgaatatagttctctgtgctgtacagtagacccacagacagaaaacaaacctgtggttaacagagggggaaaggggtggggagggataaattgggagtttggaatttgcagatactaactactagatataaaaaaaaattatacgaCAAGGTCTGTATTGATTCTTTTTACCTTCACTTTCACAGAGGTTATTTTCTGAACTGCCCCTTAATTCTGGCCAAGTTTGGAGCTCAAATCTCCCCCAAACAGTGACAAATTCAGTGTTCTTTCCacttggactttatttttttctctctgcctgcAGCTGCGAATGCGTTGAAAGGCCCGAGGCTGGTGTCTGGGGAGCTTGGGGGATCTGTCACCATCCAGTGCCGTTACGCCCCCTTGCTCATCAACAGCCACCAGAGGAAGTACTGGTGCCGCCTGAGCCCCCGGCCGTGGCTCTGCCACACTGTCGTTTCCACCAACCACTACACGCAGCGACACTACCACGGCCGCGTGTCTCTAACAGACTTCCCGCAAAAAGGCTTTTTTGTGGTGAGGCTGTCCCAGCTGTCCCCGGAGGATGTGGGGCGCTACCGCTGTGGCATTGGAAACTCAAACGACATGCTGTTCTTCAGCATGAACCTGACCGTCTCTGCAGGTATGGGCTGCTGGCCGGCGGGGCAAGTTTGGTGAAATGAATGCTGGAGGTAGGGGGCAACAGAAGATACTGAGGTCCAAGGGGGCTTTAAACACGAAGGAAGTGATGATGACAAGCTGGGGAAGGGCAAGGGCTTTAAGATGTAGGCTTTCATTTCAGAAGGAAACCCCCTTCAGAAGGAAGATAGGTGTTAGGGAAGACCTCCCCGCCAAGTAAGCTGTTCTACCCAATTCCCTCCAAATGCTGAGGCATATATATTTGAAGAGAGTTCCATGAAGGTGGTGAATTGCATAATGTGGCGTCTTATGGTCATGATGTCTGTTCAGACCTGCAGGGCAGGTAAGACGGGCAGGACAGAAGAATGAGGACTGGGCTCTTCCTGAGACTGAGCTCCTCAGCAGACATCCGACAGCTACCAGGTCCACGCCCTGGGTGGCCAGTTCCACAGAGATGGTCCCCAGTCAGGTGCCCAGAGTGTGCAGACACGCAGGGCATCCAGGCTGTGAAAGGCCAGTCTGCCGGAGAGATGGTGCAGGCAGGCACGAGAGCACCGGAGGGTGGGCTTGTTTGGTTAGATGTTGCAATCTAACCGTCTGCTGTGATTGCCCTCTCTAATGCaactaaaattcttttttttcttatttgaagaGAAATACATGGTTGGCTGTGGGCTTCTAGGAAAGGGGACAGCATGGGGTCCTGGGGCAAGTGGAGAGAGAGCATGTGGGCATAAAAGAAGGAGATTGGAACATAAAGTGTCAATATTTGCAACAGAGTGGAGGATAAATCTGGTTTTCccaatgttttattttgtccAACATACTGGCCAAAGTTTGCATTGCTCAGTGAGGTCCCATTCCACATAGCAAAGACCTCAAGACTGGCATCATTGCTAAATGCCATAGGCAACCCGGATAGCTTTCTCATTtggttttcctttgctgttcacaCAGGTCTTTCCAGAACCATCCCCACAGCCACTCCGGCTGCTGGTGAGCCCAACATGGGATCCTCTGAAACAGCATCACCAGCAGCCAACAGATGGACACGTGGAACCATCCAGACTATAGAAAGACAGGGGACAGGATGGGACAGTGTTACTCTGACTCTAGACACTAGCAAAACAACAGCTTTAGCTAAGGGAAGGCAAACCCCAGAAGCAACTGCGACCATAGCTCCAGGGACAGGTGGCCAGGTAGGGGGTCCCATCTGGGCAACGGTCCCCACTCCACTGAGTCCAGCTTCAACAATCAAAAGTGTGTCCAGTACTACAAAAGCTGCTAAGGTTTGGGGTACCAGAAGCTCAGACGCAAAAAGGACCAGGGCCAGCAGAAGAGAGAGGGCGACAACGACTGGGGCGGATGGGCAAAGAGGGGAAACACAGAGGGTCAGTacagccctgcacacagctgggaaggTCATAGGGACAATTAGGCCATCAAACTGGGTCTTAGAAAAATGGATGTGGACAACCCTCCACGGTGAAACGTTGGTTTCTAAGCCACAAGCCCTGGACTCCATTGAAGGAACTACACCAGCTGCAGTTGTGTGGACCCTGGGGCCGACCAGCATAGAGATGGCCTCTGCCGAGGGAAGCGGTGAAGGGGACCTAGACACCCCTCCTGGAGATGGTGGTCCCCAAGCAACGCCGAGCCAGGCCCTGGCAGCAGGGCCCCTCAGGCCCCCAGGCAAGGACTCCTCCATGAAGAGGTAAACCCCAAGGACCCCCTCTTGGTTGCCCCATCCCTTTCCAGGCCCCTTCAGTGAGCTGACCCATGTGCCCCTCTCCatctgctctctcctctcccttttgtAACTGCAAGACAGTAAAAAAGCAAGGGATGCAAAGTCAGAATCCTCCCTCATTCAAGGGTCCTTGCTGGGAGAATGCCATCTGGGTATTTTCATGTGATTTTCAAGGAAAAATCTCAACAATAAAATAACAGAATATttaggtgggacctttgggacttttttttttttaagatcaggaAACAAAGCTCCAGCAGGGGAGGTGACTCAGTGAACCACAAGGAAAGATTGTGGCAGAGCCCAGTGCCAAGCTTAGATTCCCTGACCTCACTCAGTTCTCTTTTGCATGGTGGCCCATCAGTGGGGCCCACGCACAGGCAGTGGAGTAGGGAAAAGGATGCAGGGCCTGGGACCCTGAAGACAGGGGTCTGGTCCCAGCTCTGTAGCCAGCCCTCCATGGGAGTGAGGACAGCCGGCTTGCTTCTCCCCTGTAGAACGAGAGATGAGGGCTGAAGGGTCTTCAGACCCCTGCCCAGCTCCAACCTCACCTCTCCTGTGCTTTCCCATCCCCACTCCTGCTACTTCCGCTCCAGTGTGCCTCTGGAAGGGACAAGCATCTCTCGGGTCCTGGCTCCACTCTCCACCATGCTGTTCCTGCTGACGCTGGCGGCTCTTGTTCTGTTGCGAAGGAAGCTCCAGAGAAAGAGGAACTGTGAGTGGAATTGAAAGTCGCCCCCAAGGCTGGAGAGGGGAGCGCTTGTTTCCACCTGACACTCTCAGGTCTGGGTGGGGTCAGACTTGGTGCCAGGACTCCTAGATGTAGAAATGTTAGTCTGAGCCATTTCGTGAGCTGGGCCTTCCTTGATTTCTTTATCAATCAGATGAGAAAAGCATCCATGCATTTAGGTCTCAGTGGCATCCCAGAGCTTTAGGAGAAGTTCTTCGGAGGATGGCAAGAAGTGGCCAACTGTAGGTGTACGAACTACACGAGCAGCCCTGGCTGCAGGTAGCAGGAGTGCAGGGCCCAGATGTGGAACCAAACTACATTTGCCCTCTCTGCACGGCCCAGCTGAAAGTCTCTTACAGCAACGGGCCCAGATTTACACACTCCTAAAGGGAGTGTTCCATGGTGTTTAGACCTGGTGAAGGAAGGGTGAGATGTTCTGGGAGCTAAGATTATTAGACCCAGGGCCCTGAAGGCCTGGCCCAATCCTGGTGGATCTCAGTTCCAAGTTTTCTGTGTCAGAAAATTCTTGAAGACTTGTGGTGGGAGCAGGGGATTCTCAGGAAATTGAATTCAGCACCCAGGGCCCTCACAGTGTCCTCTGTGTCTGTGCAGCTCAGGAGATAAAGAAGTCATTGAAGGTCACCTTGATTCAGATGACACAGTCCCCAGAGCTGAGCGTCCAGCCTGATCTGCTGGCCCAGGTGGGAAGGAAGCTGCTCCAGGATGACCCTCCCCATCTCCATGCAGCCTGACTGCCCCAGagagggaccctggaccccaaggAGTAGAAGGATGAGCTGCTCAGCCACTGTAGAAGGAAGACCAGGACCAAACACCATGACCCCAGCCTCTTCTCCTTCCCCCGCCTGTACGAAGGGAAGTTGGGGGAGCTGGGACCCCATCTGGGGAAGCAAAGCCTGAACATCACTGGGCCAAGCGTCTTCCACAGCCAAAGGCGACAGTGTGACTCCAAGAAGCCTGCAAGAAAGGATTTGTTAATTACTGGTGGAGGTCAGTGAACCTGGAAAAGTGCAATTTCCATTCCTGGAATTTTGAAAATATGAGAGGCTTCCTGTCAGCCATCACTCCTAGCCCTTGGTAGGTCCCCCGCCACCCAGCTTTCTGACATCTGTTCACGCTCAGCCTGCTGCACACACTGAATTATATTCTTTACAGGTAGATTCTAAGCTTTAAGGGCAGTAACTGTGTTTTATCCAGCTCACTGTGTCCCCAGAGAACTTCAACTCCGTAGGGcctccaataaatatttgtgactgAATGGACCCTGCCCACGAAGATGCTCTGAATCCCTTTTGGGATTTTGGAGTCTCCTAGATGACCCCATAGATCCCAATATAGGGAACAAAAAGAAGAGCACTGGCaaaggggagggtctagctcagtggtagagcgcatgcttagcatgcactaggtcctgggttcaatccctagtccctccattaaataaataaataaataaataaataaataaataaataaataaataaacaaacctaattacctactccctgctcccccctaaaaaaggaaagaacacttgtccctaattcatccctccccatTTGGCCCCATACTTATCACGCTGTCAATCTTTTGACCCAGTCAAGATTTTCTGGGATTTTCCTAAATTCATGGAAGAGGAGGGATTTTCAGTAGGTCTGCATCTTCTTCATAAAGCTCCTCTTATTCAACTGCTTATAAATCTGTgctatcaaagaaaaataaataaatccgtGATATCAAGGACCATTGATGAAGCTGGAAAATGGCTGTGGTCAGAGGGGCAGATAAGAGAGAAGGTGGCAAAGAGGAATTTGATGTGGATTCTGCTTCATCGTCAGTTTACCTCATGCCTGTTGGGGGAATTTTGCTCCACTCTTAGGCCCACTGTCTTTTCAGGACTCACATCTATGCTTTTGTTTTGCTGGATCTGTCAACAGGCTGTCTGAACTGCATGTTTGGACAGAGCAGCCCTTGAGCaatgggagagaagagaaggcaaGCCTAGAAAAGCTAGCCTATCAAGTCAAGAATTGTCAGGTAGACATTCCCAGAAGGCTCAGCCCTGCCTCCAAAGCTGTCAGCAGCACCAGAAATCCTTCTTTAGTTACCTCCTCGTAGCTGGGGCTGACCGCAGACGCGCTCCGGTCCAATCAACGCGATGCGGTCTGCAAGGTTCAGGAGAGAAAGAGCCACCGGGGTGAGTAGGGAAGTTGCCTGTCATAACCAAATGGAAGCACAGAATTGCAGAGCTAGTAGACCCTCAGAGATTAACCAGTCTAAAACCGGTAGCCCAGGGTGAAGGAACTCAGGCCCCATGGGGAAGTGACTTGTTGAAAGTCCCTCAATTAACCCAGTTAGGAATAGCAGAGTGAGGGCTAGAAAAGGGAATTCACAACCTTGACCTCGTGCCTTCCCCACTCCGCCTTTGCTAAACAAGGTATCGGAGCAAAACTCATCATCAACAGTCAAGGACCCCAGAGTCCTAGCTCCTGACCCTTGTCATGCACACGATCTCAGTGACCTGCCTGAACCGCCTGTAAGAGAGAGAGGACAGCCACGGTTATCCCGTCCAGCCAATGAGGAAGCAGGCCCTACAGGTGTATAATTCAGTCACGGTCACTCAGCTCATCAGAGCAGGGATGAGGGAGATCCCAGCCTGTGTTGGGTCCTTCCACCTACCTAGTGTGTTCCAGGGGCATCACAGAACCCTAGCTTCTGAGGACTGTTAAGACGCGTCCCGAGAAAAAGGTTTGGTAGACCAGAGAAGTTTGGGAAATGTGGGTTAGACAACAAACAGGTTTTGCGCAGGATTTTTTGAGCACTCTAATACACCAAGGTGCATTGTGAATAGTCCTGGAAGGGCAGGGACATTACAAGCGTTTCTCTGGATTTGGGGCTATTGTGTTTTGGTGAAGCAACCTCACAAGACTGCGTTCATCAAATCTCTCCTTGTTTGGGAAGCTTGATGCACCAAACCAGGGGTTAGCAATGCTTTTCTGTCAAGGACCGGATTGTAAATGCTGTAGACTGCAAGCTGTCCAGTCTCTGCTGCAAAGACTCTGTTCTGCCCTGGCGGCACAGAAGCAGCCAGGACGATCCATAAACGAATGACTTtggctgtgttccaacaaaacttGATTTACAGAAGCAGGCGGCAAGCTGTATCTGGTCCAAGAGCCATAACTTGCTAATCCCTGCACTGAACCATAAAACCACACAAGACTCTCCTGTTCCTGCTCTGAGAGGAAGGAGCAGACCCCATCCCTCCCACAAAGTTCCCTTGACCCCTTTCCTGGTTttgacccccacctcctcctccctcccatctcctgtgATCCTGTCTGGAATTCAGCAGCTGGGGCATCCTGCCTGACCACCCCATCTAGGGAAGTAGGGGACAAGGCGAGGGGTGTCGGCTAAGGGACTGGAGTCAGAGGCAGCTTCCAGAAGTGGGGAAGGCTGCCAGATCAGGGTGTTCTAGGGAAAGCCGAGGTCCACCAGCGGGAGGAGCCAGTGCATGTTCAAAGGGATGGAACAGAGCCAAGATCAAAGTCCTTGGAGCTGAGCAGAGATAAGATCTGAATGAAATCTTCGCCAGGAAGGAAGTGGGGCAGCCCCGAATGCTTACAGCTCTCCTTTATGGGCTAATGGATGCCTGGAGAGGGGCAGGAGCCTGGACTTAAAAGGCCAGAGGCCAAGCAGGCTGAGCAGATCAAGTCCACCACTGGGTATTGTCAGTGCTTGGCTTTTAATCTCATACCCCCAGCCAGCATGACACCCACATCTGTGGGATGAGGGTCAGTGAGACACTCCAGCTCTGAAGCTGGAATCAGGGAATTGTCCATGGAGGGTTCTAATCCAAGATACAGAGAAGCATTGACTTTCCTATGATCCGGCAGTTTCTCTGCATTAGGGGACAAAAAAAGCCTCTCCAGTTCTCGCCTCGCTATTTATTAATGCTGCTACTGCTCCTTAAGTATCTCTACATAGCAGGCACGCCCCTAGCAGCTTTAACATTCCATGTTGCATTTGATGCAACATTTCTGTAAGGCTAGTATGAcgagtcccattttacagacgagaagACTGAGGCCAGAGACAGGAAGTAGCTACACTCGTGGGGACTGAATGCAGAGCGGCTGCAGCCTAGATCCCTGATCACGATGCAGTACCTCCGTGCTTGGACTTACAGCCTGCATATCTGGTCAGGCTCTTCCCTGTTTAAGGTTTTAGAGCcttctttgttttcctccttTAGGCCTGCGTGTAAAATGTTTCATAACCATTTCCAGTAATTCGTTATTTTCAGTCACTGAGCTGGCTTATTCCTGTCCTGGCTAAGTGAAGTGGAAAAGTTCAGGGAGCTGGAACCAAAAGCTAAAAATTCACTCAGGGCCCTGAGGTCCTCCCCAGCATTCGTACAAATAGAGCTCAGGTCCGAAGCACCTGCAGGGGTGTCCCTCTCTCCCAGTAACTCAGGGCGAACACCTGACCCCACAGCTGACTTCTCATGTTCCTCGCTAAGACTTTGGgggtttcttcctctcctccaggaTCCAGTGGGGTCTGGGAAATACAGAATCCATTTAATAATAGTTCCAGTTGCATCCAAAGAGAGAAGGACTTACACTTCACTTCAGCCAAGTAGACACAGATTATGTGATTATTTTCCATTGGTGCAGTTAATCCGGGGCTAAGAGCCTGACAAACATTGAATGGAGAATGGAGATCCTGCACAAAAGGAAACGTATTCTCTGTAGGTGGCCCCGTGTGCAGGGTCCGGCGCCAACAAGCCTTCCATTTCTCATTTAAGTACAGGTAGCACTGGCCCTTCCAGGCCAACCGGCTCTGGTCACTGTCCGCAAGGATGTGAGCTGTCACCCTAGGGCCCACTCTCCAAGGGGTCCGCTGAAACCCCGGGGGCAGCAGAGAGGAGCCAGTTACAGGGGGGTCCCTGCATTACACTTTCAGAAACCTGTAGAAATCACGAGCATTGAGGCCCTGGGTCAGGAGGCCCCTGTTTGCCTCCTGGTCCCATTTTGTGGAGGAGGCATCTTCCCTGATTAGCATCTAGAGTCTTCTTGCTCTGCCTCATCCAACCTCTGGCCAAGTTCCTACCCCTCGCTTGTCTGCTGCCTTGATCTAGTTCTACCAGTTTGGCTCTGAGTGTAGAGGGCCACTATGGGCCACTTCCTTCCCTAAAGTGACACA is from Vicugna pacos chromosome 23, VicPac4, whole genome shotgun sequence and encodes:
- the FCAMR gene encoding LOW QUALITY PROTEIN: high affinity immunoglobulin alpha and immunoglobulin mu Fc receptor (The sequence of the model RefSeq protein was modified relative to this genomic sequence to represent the inferred CDS: inserted 1 base in 1 codon) gives rise to the protein MDGKAPTKPGEQKVTNQRAGWKTPVLLMLCLLQAANALKGPRLVSGELGGSVTIQCRYAPLLINSHQRKYWCRLSPRPWLCHTVVSTNHYTQRHYHGRVSLTDFPQKGFFVVRLSQLSPEDVGRYRCGIGNSNDMLFFSMNLTVSAGLSRTIPTATPAAGEPNMGSSETASPAANRWTRGTIQTIERQGTGWDSVTLTLDTSKTTALAKGRQTPEATATIAPGTGGQVGGPIWATVPTPLSPASTIKSVSSTTKAAKVWGTRSSDAKRTRASRRERATTTGADGQRGETQRVSTALHTAGKVIGTIRPSNWVLEKWMWTTLHGETLVSKPQALDSIEGTTPAAVVWTLGPTSIEMASAEGSGEGDLDTPPGDGGPQATPSQALAAGPLRPPGKDSSMKSVPLEGTSISRVLAPLSTMLFLLTLAALVLLRRKLQRKRNSQEIKKSLKVTLIQMTQSPELSVQPDLLAQVGRKLLQDDPXPSPCSLTAPERDPGPQGVEG